A portion of the Algisphaera agarilytica genome contains these proteins:
- a CDS encoding NADH-quinone oxidoreductase subunit A, translating to MPMILASSSFAMWAAVGVLLLMAIGFGVGNIVLTHLLGPSRKGEVKGTVYESGMNPIGDARRRFNVRFYVVAMTFLLFDVEIVFLYPWATTFPSLGGAEGEVLSPIFFGRMLFFILTSIIAFAYAWRKGVFRYD from the coding sequence ATGCCGATGATCCTTGCATCCAGTTCGTTTGCCATGTGGGCCGCCGTGGGCGTGTTGCTGTTGATGGCGATCGGGTTTGGCGTGGGCAACATCGTGCTGACGCACCTGCTGGGGCCGAGCCGCAAGGGCGAGGTCAAGGGCACCGTGTACGAATCGGGCATGAACCCCATCGGCGACGCCCGCCGGCGGTTCAATGTGCGGTTCTACGTCGTGGCGATGACGTTTCTGCTGTTCGACGTGGAGATCGTGTTCCTCTACCCCTGGGCGACGACCTTCCCGAGTCTGGGCGGGGCCGAGGGCGAAGTGCTCTCGCCGATCTTCTTTGGGCGGATGCTGTTTTTCATCCTGACGAGCATCATCGCGTTCGCCTATGCGTGGCGTAAGGGCGTGTTCCGCTACGACTGA
- a CDS encoding thymidylate synthase: MQQYHDLLQHVLDHGVDKPDRTGTGTRSVFGHQMRFDLSETFPCLTTKKLHLRSIIHELLWFLRGDTNVQYLQNNGVTIWDEWADPNTGELGPVYGHQWRSFPTPDGGSVDQIQNVLDSLQNNPDSRRHLVCAWNPGQVEQMALPPCHCLFQFYVAPAPEGSDAKGILSCQLYQRSADIFLGVPFNIASYALLTMMIAQVTGHQPGEFVHTLGDAHLYLNHFDQAKEQLSRDPRPLPTMKLNPNVTDLFAFTYEDVTLENYDPHPSIKAPIAV; the protein is encoded by the coding sequence ATGCAGCAATACCACGACCTGCTCCAGCACGTCCTCGACCACGGCGTCGACAAACCCGATCGCACCGGCACCGGCACACGATCCGTCTTCGGCCACCAGATGCGGTTCGACCTGTCCGAGACGTTCCCCTGCCTCACCACCAAGAAGCTCCACCTCCGCTCGATCATCCACGAGCTGCTGTGGTTCCTCCGCGGCGACACCAACGTCCAGTACCTCCAGAACAACGGCGTGACCATCTGGGACGAGTGGGCCGACCCCAACACCGGCGAGCTCGGGCCCGTCTACGGCCACCAGTGGCGCAGCTTCCCCACGCCCGACGGCGGCAGCGTCGACCAGATCCAGAACGTCCTCGACTCGCTACAAAACAACCCCGACTCCCGCCGACACCTCGTCTGCGCCTGGAACCCCGGCCAAGTCGAGCAGATGGCCCTGCCCCCCTGCCATTGCCTGTTCCAGTTCTACGTCGCCCCGGCTCCCGAAGGCAGCGACGCCAAGGGCATCTTGTCCTGCCAGCTCTACCAACGCTCGGCCGACATCTTCCTGGGCGTGCCGTTCAACATCGCCAGCTACGCCCTGCTCACGATGATGATCGCCCAGGTCACAGGCCATCAGCCCGGCGAGTTCGTCCACACCCTCGGCGACGCCCACCTCTACCTGAACCACTTCGATCAGGCGAAAGAACAACTCAGCCGCGATCCCCGCCCGCTGCCGACGATGAAGCTCAACCCGAACGTGACCGACCTCTTCGCGTTCACCTACGAAGACGTCACCCTCGAAAACTACGACCCCCACCCCAGCATCAAGGCCCCGATCGCGGTCTAA
- a CDS encoding dihydrofolate reductase, which yields MQKRLTMIAAMSENRVIGVDGGLPWKLPDEMAQFRAYTLGHPVIMGRVNFEAEGKPLPHRRNIVLTRNADWQPPEDATEQIEVCHTLDEALALVEGDPEPYIIGGAKIYELALPIADRIVLTTVHTTLDGDTFFPEFDLNDWTLTDSRHHLADARHSYAFTVNTYDRTH from the coding sequence ATGCAAAAACGCCTGACTATGATCGCCGCCATGTCGGAAAACCGCGTCATCGGCGTCGACGGCGGCCTGCCGTGGAAACTGCCCGACGAGATGGCTCAGTTCCGCGCCTACACGCTCGGCCACCCCGTCATCATGGGGCGGGTGAACTTCGAAGCCGAGGGCAAGCCGTTGCCCCACCGCCGCAACATCGTGCTCACCCGCAACGCCGACTGGCAGCCGCCCGAAGACGCGACGGAACAGATCGAGGTCTGCCACACCCTCGACGAAGCGCTCGCTCTGGTGGAAGGCGACCCCGAGCCCTACATCATCGGCGGCGCCAAGATCTACGAACTCGCCCTGCCGATCGCCGACCGCATCGTCCTCACCACTGTTCACACCACCCTCGACGGCGACACGTTCTTCCCCGAGTTCGATCTCAACGACTGGACGCTCACCGATTCGCGTCACCACCTCGCCGACGCCCGCCACTC
- a CDS encoding response regulator transcription factor has product MLWGRSEGLEIRIINRDISVLTKREQQVLALIGQGYSIPKIAETLFRSQKTIETHRQSLGRKLGASNRVELARIAIQVGLAPLEGVDAVPPLISERDPRGQLSEDPHAAELVRRIEWACTSMVGMNYAQMLCKTLSQELGTTGAGLMFCEHDLGTMRSVAMTYRGALVDEVRFPFVGSPCEASIERDFYQCEGNFPEVFPTHAAQSSFEVASYVGVRLDDPLSQETIGTLVAVLDDPAASFNPATETVLRICAERAAAELGQMKLIDSLQRSVESLEQRLADLQAAGSE; this is encoded by the coding sequence TTGTTGTGGGGTCGATCCGAGGGACTGGAGATACGAATCATTAACCGCGATATCAGCGTATTAACCAAACGGGAGCAACAGGTCCTGGCTCTGATCGGCCAGGGTTATTCGATCCCGAAAATCGCCGAGACCTTGTTTCGCAGTCAGAAGACCATTGAGACCCACCGCCAGTCACTGGGCCGAAAACTGGGGGCGAGTAACCGTGTGGAGCTCGCGCGGATCGCCATCCAGGTCGGCTTAGCTCCGCTGGAGGGGGTCGACGCGGTGCCGCCGCTGATCTCCGAGCGGGACCCGCGTGGCCAGTTGAGCGAAGACCCGCATGCGGCGGAGTTGGTCCGGCGGATCGAGTGGGCCTGCACCAGTATGGTCGGCATGAACTACGCCCAGATGCTCTGCAAAACCTTGAGCCAGGAGTTGGGCACGACCGGCGCGGGCCTCATGTTCTGCGAACACGATCTGGGCACGATGCGTTCGGTCGCGATGACCTACCGGGGGGCGTTGGTCGACGAAGTACGTTTTCCCTTTGTGGGGTCGCCGTGCGAAGCCTCGATCGAGCGAGACTTTTATCAGTGCGAAGGCAACTTCCCCGAAGTGTTCCCCACGCACGCCGCTCAATCGAGTTTCGAGGTGGCGAGTTACGTCGGGGTGCGGTTGGACGACCCGTTGTCTCAGGAGACCATCGGGACTTTGGTGGCGGTGCTGGACGACCCGGCGGCCTCGTTCAACCCGGCCACCGAGACGGTGCTCCGCATCTGCGCGGAACGGGCCGCGGCGGAACTCGGCCAGATGAAGCTGATCGACAGCCTGCAACGCAGCGTCGAGTCGCTGGAACAACGCCTGGCGGATCTACAGGCGGCAGGGTCGGAATAA